From a region of the Arachis ipaensis cultivar K30076 chromosome B09, Araip1.1, whole genome shotgun sequence genome:
- the LOC110266696 gene encoding uncharacterized protein LOC110266696, whose amino-acid sequence MRLATTTATELPDRAKKEKRPLLSSSLLSSIAAAIVLQLVATIADRRCHRATHHRRKEGQDRGRESREELPSPPFARERETRCAGVAVVGCVAVEKPSPPDPPLPELLSESYRRRTPLPPLRSAAIAIAGVLVVAAVRGGCRSCRQTGSATAAVSFY is encoded by the exons ATGCGTCTTGCCACAACCACCGCCACCGAGCTGCCGGACCGAGCTAAGAAGGAGAAGAGGCCGCTGTTGTCATCGAGCTTGCTGTCGTCCATAGCCGCTGCCATTGTGCTCCAGCTCGTCGCCACCATCGCGGACCGCCGCTGCCACCGCGCCACTCATCACCGTCGCAAGGAAGGCCAGGATCGAGGGAGAGAGTCGCGCGAGGAGTTGCCGTCGCCGCCGttcgcgagagagagagagacgcgcTGCGCGGGAGTTGCCGTCGTGGGGTGTGTTGCCGTTGAGAAGCCGTCGCCGCCAGATCCGCCACTGCCGGAGCTTCTATCCGAGTCCTACCGCCGGAGAACACCTCTGCCGCCACTGAGATCTGCCGCCA TCGCCATTGCCGGAGTTCTGGTCGTCGCTGCCGTTCGAGGTGGCTGCCGGAGCTGCCGCCAAACCGGTTCAGCGACCGCCGCTGTTTCATTTTATTAG